One Klebsiella sp. RIT-PI-d genomic window carries:
- a CDS encoding type VI secretion system Vgr family protein yields the protein MASPKILFSHNHHQLSVKGCASEPDVLAFDGQEYLSKPFSYRIEFTSPDHAITKDTMLMKAGSLTLQAPVDTGFGIKIRRPVRVIQGMVTGFERLSTSKDETHYAVTLRPRLALLDRSHQNAIYQDMSVPQIVEKILRERHGMRGQDFLFSLSKAYPRREQVMQYGEDDLHFITRLLGEVGIWFRFVADTRLHIDVVEFYDSQQGYEKGLTLPSVPPSGQHSKGADSVWGMESHHHVVQKQVSTRDYNYRQATEDMNTRVDATRGDATTWGEAYHWGDNYLTAGNSGDRNPAPESGAFYARIRHERYLNGQTQIHAITSCPTLSPGQVLKVTGGYDVAEVFAQGVLITTMHSHARRDEDFAVNVGGIPDSTDFSFRPEPGTRPVMAGTLPARVTSTTQNDTYGHIDKSGRYRVNMLFDRDNWETGFESLWVRQSRPYAGDTYGLHLPLLAGTEVAIAFEDGNPDRPYISGVLHDSAHGDHVTIRNYKRNVLRTPANNKIRLDDTRSQEHIKVSTEYGGKSQLNLGHLVDAEKQQRGEGFELRTDSWGAIRAQKGIFISADGQARAQGKVLEMAPALDTLNQAQGLAKSLSEAVATAQAELAQIQAQKALLEASLKDLQQSVLLLSAPDGIAQVSPQSIQISSGQNFIQTSGENTDFSVFKKFTVAAGEIISLFAKTLGIKIYANKGKVDIQAQGDAMALTSLKEMRIISTDDEVHIQASKKLTLCCGKTALVIEPSGVTILTPGNINAKCASFNQLPPQMFNPTQAELPPEAKCIEQGQ from the coding sequence ATGGCCAGCCCCAAAATTTTATTCAGCCACAACCATCACCAGTTGTCGGTGAAGGGATGTGCCTCAGAACCCGACGTGCTGGCGTTTGACGGTCAGGAATACCTGAGCAAACCATTCAGCTACCGCATTGAATTCACCAGCCCCGATCATGCCATCACTAAAGACACCATGCTGATGAAGGCGGGCTCCCTGACGCTACAGGCCCCGGTTGACACGGGGTTTGGCATCAAAATCCGCCGGCCGGTCAGGGTCATTCAGGGCATGGTGACAGGCTTTGAACGCCTCAGCACCTCGAAAGATGAAACCCACTATGCCGTGACGCTCCGGCCACGCCTGGCGCTGCTTGACCGTTCGCATCAGAACGCCATTTATCAGGATATGTCGGTCCCGCAGATTGTGGAAAAAATCCTGCGCGAGCGTCACGGCATGCGCGGCCAGGATTTCCTGTTCTCACTCTCAAAAGCGTACCCGCGCCGCGAGCAGGTGATGCAGTACGGCGAGGACGACCTGCACTTTATTACCCGCCTGCTGGGCGAGGTGGGTATCTGGTTCCGCTTCGTCGCCGACACCCGCCTTCACATCGACGTCGTGGAGTTTTACGACAGCCAGCAGGGGTATGAGAAAGGCCTGACCCTGCCGTCGGTGCCGCCGTCAGGGCAGCATTCAAAAGGCGCTGACTCAGTCTGGGGCATGGAGAGCCATCATCACGTGGTGCAGAAGCAGGTCAGCACCCGGGACTACAACTACCGCCAGGCCACAGAGGACATGAACACCCGGGTCGATGCGACCCGCGGGGATGCGACCACCTGGGGGGAGGCTTATCACTGGGGAGATAACTACCTGACCGCGGGAAATTCCGGTGACCGTAATCCGGCCCCGGAGTCCGGGGCGTTTTATGCCCGTATTCGTCATGAGCGCTACCTGAATGGCCAGACGCAGATTCATGCCATCACCAGCTGCCCGACCCTCTCTCCGGGTCAGGTACTGAAGGTCACCGGCGGGTATGACGTGGCAGAGGTGTTTGCGCAGGGCGTGCTCATCACGACGATGCACAGCCATGCGCGCCGGGATGAAGATTTTGCCGTTAACGTCGGCGGTATCCCGGACAGCACGGATTTCAGTTTCCGTCCTGAGCCAGGTACACGCCCGGTGATGGCAGGCACATTGCCCGCCCGGGTGACCAGCACCACGCAGAACGACACCTACGGCCATATCGATAAAAGCGGCCGCTATCGCGTCAACATGCTGTTTGACCGTGATAACTGGGAGACCGGGTTCGAGAGCCTGTGGGTGCGCCAGTCCCGCCCGTATGCCGGGGACACGTACGGTCTGCACCTGCCGCTGCTGGCAGGCACCGAAGTGGCGATAGCCTTTGAGGACGGTAACCCGGACCGCCCGTATATTTCCGGGGTGCTGCATGATTCAGCCCACGGCGACCACGTCACCATTCGCAACTACAAACGTAACGTGTTGCGCACCCCGGCGAACAACAAAATCCGCCTCGATGACACCCGCAGCCAGGAGCATATCAAGGTCTCCACCGAGTACGGGGGTAAGAGCCAGCTCAATCTCGGACATTTAGTGGATGCGGAGAAGCAGCAGCGCGGTGAGGGTTTTGAGCTCAGAACCGACAGCTGGGGAGCCATCCGGGCGCAGAAAGGGATATTTATCAGCGCCGATGGTCAGGCCAGGGCACAGGGGAAAGTGCTGGAGATGGCGCCAGCACTGGATACGCTTAACCAGGCACAGGGGCTGGCAAAATCACTGAGTGAAGCCGTTGCCACTGCCCAGGCGGAACTGGCGCAGATTCAGGCGCAAAAAGCGCTGCTGGAAGCGTCACTTAAAGACCTGCAGCAGTCAGTATTGCTGTTAAGCGCTCCGGACGGTATCGCCCAGGTATCGCCGCAAAGTATTCAAATTAGCAGCGGGCAAAATTTTATCCAGACCTCAGGTGAAAACACTGATTTTAGCGTGTTCAAAAAATTTACTGTCGCGGCCGGAGAGATCATTAGCCTGTTTGCCAAAACATTAGGCATCAAGATATATGCCAATAAAGGAAAAGTAGATATTCAGGCTCAGGGAGATGCAATGGCGCTAACGTCTCTAAAAGAGATGAGGATCATCAGCACGGATGATGAAGTTCATATTCAGGCCAGTAAAAAGCTTACGCTATGTTGCGGAAAAACAGCACTGGTTATCGAACCTTCCGGCGTCACCATTTTGACACCGGGCAATATAAATGCGAAGTGCGCCAGCTTCAATCAATTACCGCCACAAATGTTTAATCCGACACAAGCAGAGTTACCACCCGAAGCAAAATGTATTGAACAGGGGCAATAA
- the tssK gene encoding type VI secretion system baseplate subunit TssK, whose product MKTEQPLWGRGIMVSPQHFQQQAAYAAWSAECIARLGLNHPWGIIESAFEPDTLKLGRLQARKLHIRFQDGTLIDTDNADVLPPVLSLEGESNDTVVVLALPLLRANGGNCLKPDDVADRPVRYRQRWQDVRNQFGEDTRQIAVMQPEVTLRFAHQNNSDYLTCPVARLRQDSQGIWTLDDSFLPPLLTVQSSRWLVNQLEHLMTQLRARLVRLMGMRRESNARMADFAVADVSLFWLLNALNSAEPVLGQFLRYPQSPAERLYPELARLAGSLLTFSLEHQVSAIPVWQHEKLNTVFPPLFDLLSDLLEASLPSRVISIELEHDKRLHFWQARLHDPRLREGADYYLSVRSAATVAQLQEQFPRQCKVGSPDHVRSIVNSSRIGVPLIPLRHVPAAIPLRLENQYFSLDISDPVAIDMLESGNCMFYVPGMLGEPELELFAVLRT is encoded by the coding sequence ATGAAAACGGAACAACCGTTATGGGGTAGAGGCATTATGGTCTCGCCCCAGCACTTCCAGCAACAGGCCGCATATGCGGCCTGGTCTGCGGAATGCATTGCCCGACTCGGGCTTAATCATCCGTGGGGGATCATCGAATCGGCTTTTGAGCCGGACACCCTGAAACTTGGTCGTCTGCAAGCCCGCAAACTGCATATCCGCTTTCAGGATGGCACGCTTATTGACACCGATAATGCAGATGTATTGCCACCCGTGCTGTCCCTGGAGGGTGAATCAAACGATACGGTCGTTGTCCTGGCACTGCCGCTGTTACGGGCAAATGGTGGAAACTGCCTGAAACCGGATGATGTTGCCGATCGTCCGGTACGTTACCGTCAGCGATGGCAGGATGTACGCAATCAGTTTGGTGAAGACACGCGCCAGATTGCCGTGATGCAGCCTGAAGTGACGCTACGCTTTGCTCATCAAAACAATAGCGATTACCTGACGTGTCCGGTAGCGCGTTTACGGCAGGATTCGCAGGGCATCTGGACGCTTGATGACAGTTTCCTTCCGCCGCTACTGACCGTACAGAGCAGCCGCTGGCTGGTTAATCAGCTTGAACACCTCATGACCCAGCTGCGCGCTCGTCTGGTCCGTCTTATGGGCATGCGTCGCGAAAGTAATGCGCGGATGGCAGATTTTGCCGTTGCTGATGTCTCGCTCTTCTGGCTGCTTAATGCGCTGAACAGTGCCGAACCTGTACTCGGCCAGTTTTTACGTTACCCACAAAGCCCGGCGGAGCGGCTGTATCCTGAACTTGCAAGACTTGCCGGCAGTTTACTCACTTTCTCCCTTGAGCATCAGGTCAGCGCTATTCCAGTCTGGCAGCACGAAAAACTGAACACGGTTTTTCCACCACTATTTGATTTGCTGAGCGATTTGCTGGAGGCAAGCCTGCCATCGCGAGTGATATCCATTGAACTCGAGCACGATAAACGCCTGCATTTCTGGCAAGCGCGTCTGCACGATCCCCGCCTGCGCGAAGGTGCTGATTATTACCTGTCTGTGCGATCTGCGGCGACGGTGGCGCAGTTGCAGGAACAGTTCCCTCGTCAGTGCAAAGTGGGCAGCCCGGATCACGTCCGAAGTATTGTTAATTCTTCACGGATCGGCGTACCGCTTATCCCGCTGCGTCATGTTCCTGCTGCCATTCCGTTACGTCTGGAGAATCAATATTTCAGCCTGGATATCTCCGATCCCGTGGCAATCGACATGCTCGAAAGCGGCAACTGCATGTTTTATGTCCCTGGAATGCTGGGTGAACCTGAACTTGAACTCTTTGCGGTGCTGAGAACATGA
- the tssH gene encoding type VI secretion system ATPase TssH codes for MENPAILLRRLNPYCARAMEGAASLCQTRAHAEILPEHWLLKLLEQGEGDLTVLARRYEWDMDSLWQDLLCWLDTLPRSVRSRPQLAESTQLLMQDAWMRASLAGEQHIRSIHLLIALVDKPKLARCDGLWPLLTLGQSQLERLRPLLDAQSDERPDVQQTEALAQRHGGSVEFVSGPAGEEIKAGGLDPALQNALDKFTLDVTAKAKDGKIDPVFGRDTEIRQMVDILSRRRKNNPILVGEPGVGKTALVEGLALRIAEGNVPASLKTVSLRTLDLGLLQAGAGVKGEFEQRLKNIIDAVQHSPSPVLLFIDEAHTIIGAGNQAGGADAANLLKPALARGELRTIAATTWSEYKQYFERDAALERRFQMVKVDEPDNETACLMLRGLKSRYAEHHNVHITDAAVRAAVTLSRRYLTGRQLPDKAVDLLDTACARVRMSLDTVPEPLTRIRAQITALEMEKQALLEDLAVGNHSQNTRLAAIEQEEIRLFVELDERETQYRRELTLTQQLLESRQDISRQSEARDLQQQLAEMQQSTPLLPVDVDTLTVANVIADWTGVPLSSLMKDEQTGLLSLESELARRVVGQDAALGAIAQRLRAARTGLTAENGPQGVFLLVGPSGTGKTETALTVADVLYGGEKSLITINLSEYQEPHTVSQLKGSPPGYVGYGQGGILTEAVRKRPYSVVLLDEVEKAHRDVMNLFYQVFDRGFMRDGEGREIDFRHTVILMTSNLGSDRIMQLLDEQPGSTEVDLHELLRPVLRDRFQPALLARFQTVIYRPLTGAAMRTIVQMKLAQVSQRLHRHYGLKTHISESLYDALTAACLMPDTGARNVDSLLNQQILPVLSQQLLIHMAAKQKPHSLRLDWSEDEGIAIEFSLDQAEIL; via the coding sequence ATGGAAAATCCAGCAATCCTCTTGCGTCGCCTTAACCCCTACTGTGCCCGCGCCATGGAGGGCGCAGCCTCCTTATGCCAGACTCGCGCGCATGCAGAAATCCTGCCAGAGCACTGGCTGCTAAAGTTACTGGAGCAGGGTGAAGGCGACCTTACGGTGCTGGCGCGACGCTATGAGTGGGATATGGATAGCCTGTGGCAAGATTTGCTCTGCTGGCTGGATACGCTACCCCGCTCCGTACGCAGCCGCCCGCAGCTGGCTGAGAGTACGCAACTTCTGATGCAGGATGCCTGGATGCGGGCGTCGCTGGCTGGCGAACAGCATATTCGCAGCATCCATCTGCTGATAGCACTGGTTGATAAACCGAAACTGGCACGCTGCGACGGTTTATGGCCGCTGCTGACATTAGGTCAGAGCCAGTTAGAGCGCCTGCGCCCGCTGCTGGATGCGCAATCCGACGAGCGTCCTGACGTCCAGCAAACTGAGGCGCTGGCACAACGGCACGGCGGCAGTGTGGAGTTTGTTAGCGGTCCGGCTGGCGAGGAGATAAAAGCAGGCGGCCTCGATCCAGCGCTACAGAATGCGCTGGATAAATTTACGCTCGACGTTACCGCCAAAGCAAAAGACGGCAAAATTGACCCGGTATTTGGTCGCGATACCGAAATCCGCCAGATGGTGGATATCCTTTCCCGCCGGCGCAAGAACAACCCTATTCTCGTGGGTGAACCAGGCGTCGGAAAAACGGCGCTGGTGGAAGGCCTGGCGCTACGTATTGCTGAGGGAAATGTCCCGGCGTCACTCAAAACCGTTAGCCTGCGTACCCTTGATCTTGGCCTGCTGCAGGCGGGAGCTGGCGTGAAGGGCGAATTTGAGCAGCGTTTAAAAAATATCATTGATGCCGTACAGCACTCCCCCTCCCCCGTCCTGCTGTTTATCGACGAAGCGCATACCATCATCGGGGCCGGCAACCAGGCAGGTGGTGCGGATGCTGCCAACCTGCTAAAACCGGCCCTGGCGCGCGGGGAACTGCGAACCATCGCGGCCACCACCTGGAGTGAATATAAACAATATTTTGAACGCGACGCGGCGCTGGAACGTCGCTTTCAGATGGTAAAGGTTGATGAGCCGGATAACGAGACTGCCTGCCTGATGCTGCGCGGCCTTAAATCCCGCTATGCTGAACACCATAATGTCCACATTACCGACGCGGCAGTACGTGCTGCCGTAACGCTGTCCCGCCGTTATCTCACCGGACGCCAGCTACCGGATAAAGCAGTTGATCTGCTGGACACTGCGTGCGCCCGGGTTCGCATGAGCCTTGATACCGTGCCGGAGCCGTTAACGCGCATTCGCGCACAAATTACGGCGCTGGAGATGGAGAAGCAGGCATTGCTGGAAGATCTTGCCGTGGGAAACCATTCGCAGAACACGCGTCTGGCCGCGATTGAGCAGGAGGAAATCCGTTTATTTGTCGAACTGGATGAGCGTGAGACGCAATACCGGCGGGAACTGACGCTCACACAGCAACTGCTGGAAAGTCGCCAGGACATATCTCGCCAGAGTGAAGCGCGCGACCTGCAACAGCAACTCGCAGAGATGCAGCAGAGTACTCCCCTGCTTCCGGTGGACGTTGACACCCTCACTGTTGCGAACGTCATTGCTGACTGGACAGGCGTGCCGCTCTCCTCACTGATGAAAGATGAACAGACCGGGCTACTGAGCCTCGAAAGTGAGCTCGCCAGACGCGTAGTCGGGCAGGACGCGGCGCTGGGCGCTATTGCTCAGCGTCTGCGCGCAGCCAGGACCGGTTTGACCGCCGAAAACGGCCCGCAGGGTGTATTTCTGCTGGTTGGTCCGAGCGGCACCGGTAAAACGGAAACCGCCCTCACCGTGGCAGATGTATTGTATGGCGGTGAAAAATCGCTCATCACTATCAATTTATCGGAGTACCAGGAGCCGCACACCGTTTCGCAACTGAAAGGATCGCCGCCGGGTTACGTTGGCTACGGCCAGGGCGGTATTCTGACAGAGGCGGTACGTAAGCGGCCCTACAGCGTGGTTCTGCTTGATGAAGTCGAGAAAGCGCATCGTGACGTCATGAATCTGTTTTATCAGGTATTTGACCGGGGCTTTATGCGTGACGGTGAAGGACGCGAAATCGATTTTCGTCACACCGTGATCCTGATGACCTCCAATCTTGGCAGCGATCGCATTATGCAGTTACTGGATGAACAGCCCGGATCCACTGAGGTGGACTTACATGAACTGCTGCGCCCTGTCCTGCGCGATCGCTTCCAGCCCGCGCTGCTGGCCCGCTTTCAGACGGTAATATATCGTCCGCTGACAGGGGCGGCGATGCGTACGATTGTTCAGATGAAGCTGGCCCAGGTAAGCCAGCGCCTGCACCGGCATTACGGCCTCAAAACCCATATTAGCGAGAGTCTGTATGACGCACTGACGGCTGCCTGCCTGATGCCGGATACCGGCGCACGCAACGTCGATAGTCTGCTTAATCAGCAAATTCTGCCGGTACTGAGTCAGCAGTTACTTATCCATATGGCTGCAAAGCAAAAACCACACTCCCTGCGGCTTGACTGGAGTGAAGATGAAGGTATTGCAATTGAATTCAGCCTTGATCAGGCAGAGATATTATAA
- the tssL gene encoding type VI secretion system protein TssL, short form gives MNVHKRDTALSIDIDALLQDTWLQVISLHHGPQFQEGEGRMLWERCVADVERVQRLLKESELDDASCQHILTAQCALLDEAVKSRGVEDDACVQWYDVPLQGHFLGTMDAGDTLCDRMRDVLREPSPDTAVLTCFQRIMLLGFLGDFRSLNDPERQKLIQMLSDHASPFSYPQTHSVLAESRAGGSTGRWLSCWPVRISLSVLIVAGLWWGLNAKLDRMLTMLLPGVVK, from the coding sequence ATGAATGTGCATAAACGTGATACTGCCTTATCGATCGATATCGACGCACTACTGCAGGACACCTGGCTACAGGTTATCAGCCTGCACCATGGCCCGCAGTTTCAGGAGGGAGAGGGGCGAATGTTATGGGAGCGCTGTGTCGCCGATGTTGAGCGAGTCCAGCGTTTGTTAAAAGAGAGCGAACTTGACGATGCCAGCTGTCAACATATTCTCACTGCGCAATGCGCGTTGCTGGACGAAGCGGTTAAAAGCCGCGGCGTGGAGGATGATGCCTGCGTACAGTGGTATGACGTTCCTTTGCAGGGACACTTCCTGGGCACAATGGATGCGGGCGACACGTTATGTGACCGTATGCGTGATGTTCTGCGTGAACCTTCACCGGACACCGCGGTTCTTACTTGCTTTCAGCGCATCATGCTGCTGGGTTTCCTCGGTGATTTCCGCTCGCTAAATGATCCGGAACGCCAGAAGCTGATTCAGATGCTCAGCGACCATGCTTCCCCTTTTAGCTACCCACAGACCCATTCCGTACTGGCAGAAAGCCGTGCGGGCGGAAGCACAGGGCGTTGGCTGTCCTGCTGGCCTGTCCGCATTAGCCTGAGCGTCCTGATCGTTGCCGGCTTGTGGTGGGGGCTGAACGCAAAGCTCGATCGGATGCTGACAATGTTGTTGCCAGGGGTGGTGAAATGA
- a CDS encoding OmpA family protein translates to MSSAQQRGLALWSALLSAIVCLGFLPVSRPVSLCILVVILGLITAFWYAISRRAEQEATLCLDNLPAATWRQPVVLVCGDLPQAWPEKSQVLTVTQGCWIRVEETQSPAQVVRQLLRQRPDWGRQLSVMVSVCPQKHADSDNLTSRLLALRWQISQLRRETGHLVPLVLSVQIGSAMLNDMLWQAAISEEGVRVWRESSAPCPVAAWVMAGGALAMQQQVLMNSLMTWLHSHVKAVFTDLNPDIPPIPPAAILSGIGPLLSGSLATSLWTTWLSQHTAMQHVAGWQPVGTQSTVMPLLPDFILPLLPEGQGLTPRDRAWRGALGLFTLAAAISLCSSGWNNVQLMKRLCFDITRYDRISMDDYGPKADAVAVLRHDAVQLDNWARNGEPLRMSLGLYQGGRLRMPILDAIRSYIPAPPPSKPKPPKIPKIVRLDSMSLFDSGKFALKTGSTKMLVNSLVDIKAKPGWLIVVAGHTDNTGNAQRNQTLSWKRAEAVRDWMRDTGDVPESCFAVQGYGKSRPIATNDTVEGRALNRRVEISLVPQANACQIPDTTSASTNERDVSTHKMEK, encoded by the coding sequence ATGAGTTCAGCACAACAGCGCGGGCTGGCGTTGTGGAGTGCCCTGCTAAGCGCCATTGTCTGTCTGGGGTTTCTTCCCGTGTCCCGGCCGGTTTCTCTTTGCATACTTGTCGTTATATTGGGACTGATTACTGCGTTCTGGTATGCCATCAGCCGTCGCGCAGAGCAGGAAGCAACCTTATGTCTGGATAATCTTCCGGCGGCCACCTGGCGTCAGCCCGTCGTACTGGTCTGTGGCGATCTTCCGCAAGCCTGGCCAGAAAAGTCTCAGGTATTGACGGTGACGCAGGGATGTTGGATCAGAGTCGAAGAGACTCAGAGTCCCGCACAGGTGGTTCGCCAGCTGTTACGGCAACGTCCTGACTGGGGACGCCAACTCTCGGTAATGGTCAGCGTTTGTCCGCAAAAACATGCCGATAGCGATAACCTGACCAGCCGCCTGCTCGCCCTGCGCTGGCAAATCAGCCAGTTACGGCGTGAAACAGGACATCTCGTACCGTTAGTCCTGAGCGTTCAGATTGGCAGCGCCATGCTGAATGACATGCTCTGGCAAGCGGCCATTTCAGAGGAAGGCGTTCGTGTCTGGCGAGAGTCATCGGCTCCCTGCCCCGTTGCTGCATGGGTCATGGCTGGCGGTGCCCTGGCCATGCAGCAACAGGTGCTGATGAATAGCCTGATGACCTGGCTGCACAGTCATGTCAAAGCGGTATTTACCGATCTGAACCCGGATATTCCGCCAATTCCACCTGCGGCAATACTGTCGGGGATCGGCCCTCTCCTTTCCGGTAGCCTGGCGACGTCTCTCTGGACCACCTGGTTGAGCCAACATACTGCCATGCAACATGTTGCAGGCTGGCAACCGGTCGGGACGCAGAGCACGGTCATGCCTTTGCTTCCGGACTTTATCCTGCCGCTCCTGCCTGAAGGGCAAGGCCTTACGCCGCGCGATCGGGCCTGGCGCGGTGCGCTGGGGCTATTCACCCTTGCGGCGGCCATATCTCTTTGCAGCAGTGGCTGGAACAACGTCCAGTTAATGAAGCGATTGTGTTTCGACATCACCCGTTATGACCGTATTTCGATGGATGACTATGGCCCGAAAGCTGATGCCGTTGCGGTTCTGCGCCATGACGCCGTTCAGCTGGATAACTGGGCGCGCAACGGCGAACCCCTTCGTATGAGTCTTGGCTTGTATCAGGGCGGGCGATTACGGATGCCGATCCTGGATGCTATCCGATCCTACATTCCCGCCCCACCACCGTCCAAACCAAAACCGCCCAAGATACCGAAAATCGTTCGGCTCGATAGCATGTCGCTTTTTGACTCTGGAAAGTTCGCATTGAAAACCGGCTCAACCAAAATGCTGGTCAATTCACTGGTGGATATCAAGGCGAAGCCGGGCTGGCTGATTGTGGTAGCAGGACATACTGACAACACGGGTAACGCTCAACGTAATCAGACTCTCTCCTGGAAACGAGCCGAAGCGGTACGTGACTGGATGCGGGATACCGGCGACGTGCCGGAAAGCTGTTTCGCGGTACAGGGTTATGGCAAAAGCCGCCCCATCGCGACTAACGACACAGTGGAAGGCCGTGCGCTGAACCGCCGTGTCGAAATTAGTCTGGTACCTCAGGCGAATGCCTGCCAGATACCCGACACAACATCGGCGTCAACGAATGAACGTGACGTCTCTACTCATAAAATGGAGAAGTAA
- the hcp gene encoding type VI secretion system effector Hcp: MAIPVYLWLKDDGGADIKGSVDVKDREGSIEVVAQEHNIYIPTDNNTGKLTGTRIHTPFMFTKEIDSSSPYLYKAVTTGQTLKSAEFKWYKINDAGQEVEYFNTKLENVKVVKVNPLMHDIKEPSKEKHNHLEMLELRYEKITWTYKDGNIIHSDSWNERATA, from the coding sequence ATGGCAATCCCAGTTTATCTTTGGCTGAAAGACGATGGCGGCGCAGATATTAAAGGCTCTGTGGATGTAAAGGACCGCGAAGGTAGCATCGAAGTCGTGGCGCAAGAGCACAATATCTATATTCCGACTGACAACAACACCGGCAAATTAACGGGTACCCGTATTCATACCCCGTTTATGTTCACCAAGGAAATCGATTCCTCCAGTCCCTACCTTTATAAAGCAGTAACCACGGGCCAGACCCTGAAATCTGCGGAATTCAAATGGTACAAAATCAACGACGCGGGTCAGGAAGTCGAGTACTTCAACACTAAGCTGGAAAACGTGAAAGTGGTGAAGGTCAACCCGCTGATGCATGACATCAAAGAACCGAGCAAAGAGAAGCATAACCACCTGGAAATGCTTGAACTGCGTTACGAAAAAATCACCTGGACCTATAAAGACGGCAACATCATTCATTCCGATTCCTGGAATGAGCGCGCCACTGCGTAA